CCGGTTGAAGCCGCTGGAGCAGGCGATGCTCAGCAACCCGAACGTCCCCGCCGCCAGGATCAGGACGATGTAGCTCCGCGCGATCTCCGACAGCAGCAGGCCCCCCAGCAGGTAGCAGAGGATCATCAGCGGCAGGCTGGAGACGATCAGGATCACCAGGTAGGTGAGCGAGCTGAGCAGCTTGCCGATCAGGATCGTGTGCGGCTTGAGCGGGCTGACCAGGAGCATCTCGTACGTCTTCCGCTCCTTCTCGCCGGTGATGCTCCCGGCCGCGAAGGTGGGCGCCAGCAGGGCGACCAGGCAGAACTGGCCCAGGAAGAAGATGTCGTACAGCCGCTTCGCCACCCCCGGCCCGACCATCCGCGCCCCGTCGTCGCCCCCCGCCGGCCAGTAGAAATAGACCAGCGCCCCCAGCGCCGCGACGTAGGCGAACTGGAGCACGAACGATCGCGGCGACCGCAGCGTCGTCATCAGCTCGCGGTTGAGGACGGGGTTCTCGCGCATCCACATCATGCCGGGGCTCGCCGCGAAGGGTGTAGGACGGACGTCGGACCGCATCCAGGTTAACGTCCGCCCCGGCCCCTGACGAGTCACCCGGCCTTCATTTCGGCCACTTCGCGAAGGGTGCCGATCGCCTTCCGAGGTCTAGGGGGAGCGACGCTCCGCCCCCCCGTTGGGAGCCGAGATCGGACGTGCGCCGTGCGAGCCGGGAGGCCCCTTGAAGGACGTGCCCCGCCGAGAAAGCGGGCTCCCGTCTCAATAAATACGGAGACATCGATTAGGCTCAAGGCCCCAACGGACGGTTCCCCTCTCGAGATGCCAGGGATCGCGTCCAGGCGGGGCTTCGGACGCCCTGCGATCCTGGGTCCGCTTCCGCAGCCGTCATCGGACGCCCCTCGACACGAACACCGAGGTCCCCATGATCGCCGACGACGCCAACCGAGTGAACCATCGTGGCCTCACCCTGATCGAACTTGCGGTCGTCGTCGGCGTCGTGGCGGTCCTCGCGGCGCTGATCCTGCAGGCCGTGACGGCCGCCCGGGAGGCGTCTCGGCGGGTCTCCTGCCTGAGCAACCTGAAGCAGATCGGGCTCGCCCTGAACGCCTACGCGTCGATCGAGCGAAGCCTGCCGAACAGCGGCGGCGCCTTGAGCCCGCATGTGCTGCTCCTGCCCTACCTGGAGCAGTTGCAACTCTACAACGGCATCAACCTGGTGGGCCCTGGCCCTGGCAAGCCCGGATCGGGCGCGGCCGCGGTCCTCTCTTGGGCCGCGAGCAACGCGACGGCCGAGCGGATCACGCTGACGGCCTACGTGTGCCCGTCGAACGCCTCGGATAGGAGGCGGGCCCGCCTGAGCTACCCCGGAAACGGCGGCGACGGCTATGGTCGGCCGGATTCCCAGGGGGTCTTCGCGTCCGGGGCGGTGCCGGCCCCCTCCCTCGCCGGCATCGCCGACGGCCTGAGCCAGACGATCGCGATCTCGGAATGGGTCGCCGGAGATGGGTCGATGGAGCGGAACCGCAACGTGTTCCGGGCGACTCGTTCCCCGGCCCCGCTGCTCGATTTCC
The DNA window shown above is from Paludisphaera mucosa and carries:
- a CDS encoding DUF1559 family PulG-like putative transporter, giving the protein MIADDANRVNHRGLTLIELAVVVGVVAVLAALILQAVTAAREASRRVSCLSNLKQIGLALNAYASIERSLPNSGGALSPHVLLLPYLEQLQLYNGINLVGPGPGKPGSGAAAVLSWAASNATAERITLTAYVCPSNASDRRRARLSYPGNGGDGYGRPDSQGVFASGAVPAPSLAGIADGLSQTIAISEWVAGDGSMERNRNVFRATRSPAPLLDFLARCRDADYRTLPMDLPGKGTDWTNASLGYAAYNHLAPPNALSCTNAGIVAWSALTAGSLHAGGAHTLFVDGHAAFAKESVSESVWRALGSAAGGEPATLD